A stretch of Campylobacter volucris DNA encodes these proteins:
- a CDS encoding phosphatidate cytidylyltransferase, which yields MFSKTRIASAIIMIVAVLVIALLDNFFINFILFGILLFLAFNEAKAMFKTKYASVFLALGVFIIAVILDKPFYVGLAGVILILGYLVYKKSDNLNELMPYIYPTLPILMLYQVLSYEGMFVLFWLIAIVVACDSGAYFIGKLIGERAFSPTSPNKTLEGVVGGIVCAGILGTIIGTFEFSVVKSIYISLVVAIFAVIGDLLESYFKRQAGIKDSGNLIPGHGGILDRIDAIMIAAFAMAALV from the coding sequence ATGTTTTCTAAAACAAGAATTGCAAGTGCGATTATTATGATAGTTGCTGTTTTGGTTATAGCTTTGTTGGATAATTTTTTTATTAATTTTATACTTTTTGGAATTTTACTTTTTTTAGCTTTTAATGAAGCTAAAGCCATGTTTAAAACTAAATACGCAAGTGTTTTTTTAGCCTTAGGTGTTTTTATTATTGCTGTGATTTTAGATAAGCCTTTTTATGTAGGATTAGCAGGTGTGATTTTGATTTTAGGGTATTTAGTTTATAAAAAAAGTGATAATTTAAACGAATTAATGCCATATATTTATCCGACTTTGCCTATTTTAATGCTATATCAAGTTTTAAGCTATGAGGGTATGTTTGTATTGTTTTGGCTTATAGCTATAGTGGTTGCTTGTGATAGCGGGGCTTATTTTATAGGAAAACTAATAGGCGAAAGAGCATTTTCACCGACAAGTCCTAATAAAACTTTAGAAGGGGTTGTTGGAGGTATTGTATGTGCTGGAATTTTAGGAACTATAATAGGTACTTTTGAATTTAGTGTTGTAAAAAGTATTTATATTTCTTTAGTTGTTGCGATTTTTGCTGTGATTGGGGATTTGCTTGAGAGTTATTTTAAAAGACAAGCAGGAATTAAAGATAGCGGAAATCTCATACCAGGTCATGGTGGAATTTTAGATAGAATTGATGCGATAATGATAGCAGCATTTGCAATGGCAGCATTGGTATGA
- the tsaD gene encoding tRNA (adenosine(37)-N6)-threonylcarbamoyltransferase complex transferase subunit TsaD, with the protein MKNLILAIESSCDDSSIAIINKNTYECIFYKKISQENEHNQYGGVVPELAARLHTQALPQILDQCKKYFDQLCAISVTNEPGLSVSLIGGVAMAKMLAVSLNLPLIAINHLKGHIYSLFLEQSIKLDMGVLLVSGGHTMVLFVNNEGKISELIRTSDDSFGESFDKVAKMMNLGYPGGAIIENLAKQAKNNSLEFSTPLLHSKELSYSFSGLKNQVRLEILKQELSKERQCEIANAFQKTAIAHIMDKLSKIFKEYKFKRFGVVGGASANLSLREQIENLCKIYECELLLAPLEYCSDNALMIARAACEAYEKQEFVDICEDLINPKVQNLQGKL; encoded by the coding sequence ATGAAAAATCTTATTTTAGCTATAGAAAGTTCTTGTGATGATAGTTCTATTGCTATTATAAATAAAAATACTTATGAGTGTATTTTTTATAAAAAAATATCACAAGAAAACGAGCACAATCAATATGGCGGAGTAGTGCCCGAGCTTGCTGCGAGATTGCATACTCAAGCCTTGCCACAAATTTTAGATCAATGTAAAAAATATTTTGATCAATTATGTGCTATATCTGTTACTAATGAACCTGGCCTTAGTGTGAGTTTGATTGGTGGTGTGGCTATGGCTAAGATGCTTGCAGTTAGTTTAAATTTACCATTGATTGCGATAAATCATTTAAAAGGTCATATTTATTCTTTATTTTTAGAGCAAAGCATTAAGTTAGATATGGGAGTTTTGCTTGTAAGTGGTGGCCATACTATGGTGCTTTTTGTCAATAATGAAGGCAAAATTAGTGAGCTTATAAGAACTAGCGATGATAGTTTTGGTGAAAGTTTTGATAAGGTAGCCAAAATGATGAATTTAGGATACCCTGGAGGGGCTATCATAGAAAATTTGGCCAAACAAGCAAAAAATAATTCTTTGGAATTTAGCACACCTTTGCTCCATTCTAAAGAATTAAGCTATAGTTTTTCAGGGCTTAAAAATCAAGTTAGGTTAGAAATTTTAAAACAAGAACTTTCCAAAGAAAGACAATGTGAGATTGCTAATGCATTTCAAAAAACAGCTATAGCACATATCATGGATAAATTATCAAAAATTTTTAAAGAATATAAATTTAAACGCTTTGGTGTAGTAGGTGGTGCTAGTGCTAATTTAAGCTTAAGAGAGCAAATTGAAAATTTATGTAAAATTTATGAATGTGAGCTTTTATTAGCTCCACTTGAGTATTGCTCAGATAATGCTCTAATGATAGCAAGAGCAGCTTGTGAAGCTTATGAAAAACAAGAATTTGTTGATATTTGTGAGGATCTTATTAATCCAAAAGTGCAAAATTTACAAGGTAAATTATGA
- a CDS encoding type II secretion system protein, whose protein sequence is MKKAFTIMELVFVVIILGVLAAIALPKLGASKDEASATQALSNLKIFINDVSNYVLKNEALSSIALMSNVANIKNEDLSSLQNSSKELYFGVGNDEECFKVVFVDQESVLLLGISTKTNNNFQNIANLKNELLKKPSDLNLKNQLDNALKELANTEFQSLSKSKSCQNLIHSKTFKDLASKVYILSGN, encoded by the coding sequence ATGAAAAAAGCATTTACTATCATGGAATTAGTTTTTGTGGTGATTATACTAGGAGTTTTAGCAGCTATTGCCCTGCCAAAGCTTGGTGCTAGTAAAGATGAAGCAAGTGCTACTCAAGCACTAAGTAATCTTAAAATATTTATCAATGATGTAAGCAATTATGTTTTAAAAAATGAAGCACTTTCAAGCATTGCTTTAATGAGTAATGTAGCAAATATTAAAAACGAGGATTTATCTTCTTTGCAAAATTCTAGCAAAGAGCTTTATTTTGGTGTTGGTAATGATGAAGAATGTTTTAAGGTAGTTTTTGTTGATCAAGAAAGTGTTTTGCTTTTAGGAATTAGCACAAAAACAAATAATAATTTTCAAAATATAGCCAATTTAAAAAATGAGCTTTTAAAAAAACCTAGTGATTTAAATTTAAAAAATCAACTTGATAATGCCTTAAAAGAATTAGCAAATACAGAATTTCAAAGTCTTTCAAAATCAAAATCTTGCCAAAATTTAATCCATTCTAAGACATTTAAGGATTTAGCAAGTAAAGTATATATTTTAAGTGGTAATTGA
- the ilvD gene encoding dihydroxy-acid dehydratase: MRSDAIKKGHLKAPNRSLLRACGLNDDDFNKPFIGVANSYIDIIPGHFFLNDYAKIIKDEIKKNGCIPFEFNTIGVDDGIAMGHDGMLYSLPSREIIANSIETVMNAHQLDALICIPNCDKITPGMLMGALRVNVPTIFVSGGPMRAGVNKHGDKISLSSVFEAVGAYEAKKINEDDLKDIECKACPSGGSCSGMFTANSMNTLCEAMGIALEGNGTILALSKEREELLRKAARRICQIALDERFKIKNIITKKSIKNALIVDMAMGGSSNTILHMLAIAYEAGVNLNIKELNEISKNVAHIAKIAPSLNSVYMEDIHKAGGVSAVIAELANKKDHILELDAMDILGQTLQDRIKNSKIKDESIIKKLDNAYSSVGGLAILFGNLAEQGCVIKTAGIMGQRKFKGKAICFNSQEEAIKGIIKGKVKKGQVCVIRYEGPKGGPGMQEMLSPTSLLTGMGLGADVALITDGRFSGATRGLSIGHISPEAAEGGLIALLKDGDEIEIDVDNYSINTNLSNEEITKRKAEFKPLQKEINSRWLKMYQKLVSNASKGAVLDA; the protein is encoded by the coding sequence ATGAGAAGTGATGCTATCAAAAAAGGACATTTAAAAGCACCAAATCGCTCTTTACTTAGAGCATGTGGATTAAACGATGATGATTTTAACAAACCTTTCATAGGAGTTGCAAATAGCTATATAGATATCATTCCAGGTCATTTTTTCTTAAACGATTATGCAAAAATCATTAAAGATGAAATCAAAAAAAATGGCTGTATTCCTTTTGAATTTAATACCATAGGAGTAGATGATGGCATAGCAATGGGACATGATGGTATGCTTTATTCTTTGCCAAGTCGTGAAATCATAGCAAATTCTATAGAAACTGTGATGAATGCTCATCAACTTGATGCTTTAATTTGCATACCAAATTGCGATAAAATCACACCAGGTATGTTAATGGGAGCTTTAAGAGTAAATGTTCCTACTATTTTTGTAAGCGGTGGGCCTATGAGAGCTGGGGTAAACAAACATGGTGATAAAATCAGCCTTAGTTCAGTTTTTGAAGCAGTTGGTGCATATGAAGCAAAAAAAATCAATGAAGATGATTTAAAAGATATAGAATGCAAAGCCTGTCCTAGCGGTGGTTCATGTTCTGGAATGTTTACTGCAAATTCTATGAATACTTTATGTGAGGCTATGGGTATAGCACTAGAAGGCAATGGCACCATACTAGCTTTAAGTAAAGAAAGAGAAGAGCTTTTAAGAAAAGCAGCGCGCAGAATTTGCCAAATAGCACTCGATGAACGCTTTAAAATTAAAAATATCATCACTAAAAAATCCATAAAAAACGCTCTAATAGTTGATATGGCTATGGGTGGAAGCTCTAATACAATACTACATATGCTTGCAATTGCCTATGAAGCAGGTGTAAATTTAAATATTAAAGAATTAAATGAAATTAGTAAAAATGTAGCGCACATTGCCAAAATAGCACCTTCGCTAAATAGTGTATATATGGAAGATATCCATAAAGCTGGTGGAGTAAGTGCTGTAATAGCCGAACTTGCAAATAAAAAAGATCATATTTTAGAGCTTGATGCTATGGACATACTCGGACAAACTTTACAAGATCGTATAAAAAATTCAAAAATCAAAGATGAAAGCATCATTAAAAAATTAGACAATGCTTATTCTAGTGTAGGTGGACTTGCGATTTTATTTGGAAATTTGGCTGAGCAAGGTTGTGTTATAAAAACTGCTGGAATCATGGGTCAGCGTAAATTTAAAGGCAAGGCAATATGTTTTAACTCTCAAGAAGAAGCTATAAAAGGCATTATAAAAGGAAAGGTTAAAAAAGGACAAGTGTGTGTTATACGCTATGAAGGTCCAAAAGGTGGGCCTGGCATGCAAGAAATGCTAAGTCCTACTTCACTTTTAACTGGCATGGGACTTGGAGCTGATGTAGCATTGATTACAGATGGACGCTTTAGTGGTGCTACTAGAGGACTTAGTATAGGCCATATCTCCCCTGAGGCTGCTGAAGGTGGGTTAATAGCCCTTTTAAAAGACGGGGATGAAATTGAAATAGATGTGGATAATTATAGTATAAATACAAATTTAAGCAATGAAGAAATAACAAAAAGAAAAGCTGAATTTAAGCCATTGCAAAAAGAAATAAATTCAAGATGGTTAAAAATGTATCAAAAATTAGTAAGCAATGCTAGCAAGGGTGCTGTTTTAGACGCATAA
- a CDS encoding molybdenum cofactor guanylyltransferase, translated as MEKIPYPCVILCGGKSSRMGQDKSLLEVNGKNLTLYQYEKFSQIFNQVFISSKDNKFHQKLPLILDENNSFYSPLLALNSIFKYFQNTYIFIISVDSPNINKKSIYTLFHRLNSQNILLASTKNYKHYLCGFYHSKNYEKSLQFLKENNHKLSVFCSTMKAEFIEFENEDEFINLNYFDDYQKWQRSLKDF; from the coding sequence ATGGAAAAAATTCCTTATCCTTGTGTGATTTTATGTGGTGGAAAATCTTCTCGTATGGGGCAAGATAAAAGTTTATTAGAAGTTAATGGAAAAAATTTAACGCTTTATCAATATGAAAAATTTTCACAAATCTTTAATCAAGTTTTTATTAGTTCTAAAGACAATAAATTTCATCAAAAATTGCCATTGATTTTAGATGAAAATAATTCTTTTTATTCACCGCTTTTAGCTTTAAATTCTATATTTAAATATTTTCAAAATACTTATATATTTATCATTAGCGTAGATAGTCCAAATATAAATAAAAAAAGTATTTATACGCTATTTCATCGTTTAAATTCACAAAATATACTTTTGGCTAGCACAAAAAATTATAAGCATTACTTATGTGGATTTTATCATAGTAAAAATTATGAAAAATCTTTACAATTTTTAAAAGAAAATAATCACAAACTAAGTGTTTTTTGCTCTACAATGAAAGCTGAATTTATAGAATTTGAAAATGAAGATGAATTTATCAATCTAAATTATTTTGATGATTATCAAAAATGGCAAAGAAGTCTTAAAGACTTCTAA
- a CDS encoding M99 family carboxypeptidase catalytic domain-containing protein codes for MKFLICLGVFINLAFSLTFSVKENGKSLDDNNTVLILGGIQGDEPGGFHAASLLLSDYNITKGKIIVVPNLAFESIIARNRGNFGDLNRKFANLDKNDPDYHTIERIKELILTPEINMVINLHDGSGFYRPKYENKDKNPNRWGNTSIIDQSEVNSTKYADLENIAKEAVENINKALITQEHQYHLKNTKTQEKNDKDMLKALTYFVVSNHKAAFANEASKNLPTHLRVYYHLLAIEYYLKKANIEFTRTFELTPNGVYKAIEKPLEVRLFNDKILIYLDRPNPTIKFLPFPVNQALNYEASNEITAVISGKNSYSINYGNRLQTRIYPEYFEFSNALDSVELIVDGQNIQTSFAKKIMVKQNFKIPAISGVRVNVIGFDRGKDESEILISKNQMQSRYSLDKKRKIYRVEFYELKNANLNEQILAKNTHTKEIKNVDISNNFIEKADQKDKFLGMILVEFE; via the coding sequence ATGAAATTTTTAATATGCTTGGGTGTATTTATAAATTTAGCTTTTTCTTTGACATTTAGCGTTAAAGAAAATGGTAAGAGTTTAGATGATAATAATACGGTTTTAATTCTTGGAGGCATACAAGGAGATGAGCCAGGAGGATTTCATGCTGCGAGTTTGCTTTTGAGTGATTATAATATCACTAAGGGTAAAATTATCGTAGTTCCAAATTTAGCTTTTGAAAGCATTATTGCTAGAAATAGAGGTAATTTTGGAGATTTAAATAGAAAATTTGCAAATCTTGATAAAAACGATCCTGACTATCACACCATCGAGCGTATAAAAGAGCTTATTTTAACTCCTGAAATAAATATGGTAATTAATCTACACGATGGTAGTGGATTTTATAGACCAAAGTATGAAAATAAAGATAAAAATCCAAACAGATGGGGAAATACTAGTATAATTGACCAAAGCGAGGTTAATTCGACTAAATATGCTGATTTAGAAAATATTGCTAAAGAAGCAGTAGAAAATATAAACAAAGCTTTGATAACTCAAGAACACCAATATCATTTAAAAAATACCAAAACCCAAGAAAAAAATGACAAAGATATGCTTAAAGCTTTAACTTATTTTGTTGTATCTAACCACAAAGCAGCTTTTGCTAATGAAGCAAGTAAAAATTTACCTACGCATTTAAGAGTGTATTATCATCTTTTAGCAATAGAGTATTATTTAAAAAAAGCAAATATAGAATTTACTAGAACTTTTGAATTAACCCCAAATGGTGTTTATAAAGCCATAGAAAAACCTTTGGAAGTAAGGCTATTTAATGATAAAATTTTAATTTATTTAGATCGTCCAAATCCGACTATAAAATTCCTTCCTTTCCCTGTAAATCAAGCTTTAAACTATGAAGCAAGTAATGAAATTACAGCTGTAATTTCAGGAAAAAATTCATACTCGATTAATTATGGAAATCGTTTGCAAACTAGAATTTATCCTGAGTATTTTGAATTTTCAAATGCTTTAGATAGTGTAGAATTAATAGTAGATGGTCAAAACATACAAACTTCATTTGCAAAGAAAATTATGGTGAAGCAAAATTTCAAAATTCCTGCTATTTCTGGCGTGAGAGTCAATGTTATAGGATTTGATAGAGGTAAAGATGAAAGCGAGATATTAATTTCTAAAAATCAAATGCAAAGTAGATATTCTTTAGATAAAAAAAGAAAAATTTATAGAGTTGAATTTTATGAGCTTAAAAATGCAAATTTAAACGAGCAAATTTTGGCTAAAAATACCCATACAAAAGAAATTAAAAATGTAGATATTTCAAATAATTTCATAGAAAAAGCAGATCAAAAAGATAAATTCCTTGGAATGATTTTAGTGGAATTTGAATGA
- a CDS encoding Na+/H+ antiporter family protein, whose protein sequence is MLLTNPVFMGVILMTLLCFFRFNVLLSVLLSGIFVGVWSKYMHLEHLDFISFFTQLPQAMMDSMKILIDGMQGNLQTALSYILLGAVAAAISKTNLTAYLIKLVSNFISHRKYVLILSLALIACFSQNLIPIHVAFVPLLIPPLLMIFNKLKIDRRAIACALTFGLTTPYMVVPLGFGLIYQTLLVDNLNSNGVLINLDQVSNTMIFAVICMLVGLFLAVFVFYAKPREYKEEQISKMDFDNLTMGKKEWGVLAGLGLTLLLQILTHNLPLSGLLGFVLMVLLGGVEYNKVNLVFDDGLKIMGYIAFVMLVASGYSEVLKQSGGIDELVRVSVPFMDQSHFLAILIMLAIGLLITIGIGSSFGTIPIIATLFCPICLQLGFSPVAIIFIIGVAGALGDAGSPASETTLGVSVGLNADGQGDHIKDTCIPTFIFFNGSLLVLGSIIAFFLL, encoded by the coding sequence ATGCTTTTGACCAATCCTGTTTTTATGGGCGTTATTTTAATGACGCTATTGTGTTTTTTTAGGTTTAATGTGTTGCTTAGTGTTTTACTTAGTGGTATTTTTGTAGGTGTTTGGTCAAAATATATGCATTTAGAACATCTTGATTTTATAAGTTTTTTTACACAATTACCTCAAGCTATGATGGATTCTATGAAAATTTTGATCGATGGTATGCAAGGAAATTTACAAACTGCTTTGAGTTATATTTTACTTGGTGCAGTTGCTGCTGCTATATCAAAGACAAATCTTACGGCGTATTTGATAAAACTTGTATCAAATTTTATATCCCATAGAAAATATGTGTTAATACTTTCTTTGGCTTTGATTGCGTGTTTTTCGCAAAATTTAATTCCTATACATGTGGCTTTTGTTCCTTTACTTATACCGCCTTTGTTGATGATTTTTAATAAATTAAAAATTGATCGTAGGGCTATAGCTTGTGCTTTGACTTTTGGACTTACTACTCCTTATATGGTGGTTCCGTTAGGATTTGGACTTATTTATCAAACTCTATTAGTGGATAATTTAAATTCAAATGGTGTTTTGATTAATCTTGATCAAGTTTCAAACACGATGATTTTTGCTGTAATTTGTATGTTAGTAGGATTATTTTTAGCTGTGTTTGTATTCTATGCAAAACCAAGAGAGTATAAAGAAGAGCAAATTTCTAAAATGGATTTTGATAATTTGACTATGGGTAAAAAAGAATGGGGAGTTTTAGCTGGTCTTGGACTGACTTTACTTTTGCAAATTTTAACACACAATCTTCCATTATCAGGTCTTTTGGGTTTTGTTTTGATGGTGCTTTTGGGTGGAGTAGAATATAATAAAGTAAATTTAGTGTTTGATGATGGGCTTAAAATCATGGGTTATATAGCATTTGTAATGCTTGTAGCTTCTGGATATAGTGAAGTTTTAAAGCAAAGTGGTGGTATTGATGAGCTTGTTAGAGTAAGTGTGCCTTTTATGGATCAAAGTCATTTTTTAGCTATTTTGATTATGTTAGCTATAGGGCTTTTAATCACCATAGGTATAGGAAGTTCATTTGGAACTATTCCTATTATAGCGACTTTATTTTGCCCAATTTGTCTTCAGCTTGGTTTTTCTCCTGTTGCGATTATTTTTATCATAGGAGTGGCTGGAGCTTTAGGGGATGCTGGATCTCCTGCTAGCGAGACTACTTTAGGTGTGAGCGTAGGATTAAACGCAGATGGACAAGGTGATCATATAAAAGATACTTGCATACCTACTTTTATATTTTTTAATGGCTCGTTATTGGTTTTAGGTAGCATTATAGCTTTTTTCTTGCTTTAA
- the dxr gene encoding 1-deoxy-D-xylulose-5-phosphate reductoisomerase, producing the protein MIVLGSTGSIGVNTLYIAHKNNIAIEALSCGKNIKLLNEQIAKFKPKFVCIQDFKDKKLVNHNKIFVAQEGLKEMISQCKSSLVVNAIVGFAGLNSSLMAQKLGKNLALANKESLVVAGKFFDTSKIMPIDSEHAALKCLIEKRKNIKKLFITASGGAFYKYKIKDLKDVTLKQALKHPNWSMGAKITIDSASMCNKLFEIIEAYHLYGFTNIDALIEKKSLVHALCEFKDGGISAYFSHANMRLSIAQAILKNHNKTYIQTLDLIKMQNLKFEKISLKKYPIFTLKDELLKNPDLGVIINSANEYMVYKFLEEKVGFLDIAKGIFKALDHFGVPKINDIEDVFEYNAQVKLYLDGR; encoded by the coding sequence ATGATTGTACTTGGAAGCACAGGAAGTATAGGTGTAAATACTCTTTATATAGCTCATAAAAATAATATTGCCATAGAGGCTTTATCTTGTGGAAAAAATATAAAACTTTTAAATGAGCAAATTGCCAAATTTAAGCCTAAATTTGTTTGCATACAAGATTTTAAAGATAAAAAATTAGTCAATCATAATAAAATTTTTGTCGCTCAAGAGGGTTTAAAAGAGATGATTAGTCAGTGTAAAAGCTCTTTGGTGGTAAATGCCATCGTAGGTTTTGCAGGTTTAAATTCTAGCCTAATGGCGCAAAAACTAGGAAAAAATTTAGCTTTAGCAAACAAAGAAAGCTTAGTAGTAGCAGGAAAATTTTTTGATACTTCTAAAATTATGCCAATTGATAGTGAGCATGCAGCATTAAAATGTCTAATTGAAAAAAGAAAAAACATTAAAAAACTTTTTATTACCGCAAGTGGTGGGGCTTTTTATAAATACAAAATTAAAGATTTAAAAGATGTAACTCTGAAACAAGCTTTAAAACATCCTAATTGGTCTATGGGTGCTAAGATAACTATAGATAGTGCTAGTATGTGCAATAAGCTTTTTGAAATCATAGAAGCTTATCATTTATATGGTTTTACAAATATCGATGCTTTGATAGAAAAAAAATCTTTAGTGCATGCTTTGTGTGAATTTAAAGATGGTGGTATTAGTGCGTATTTTTCTCATGCTAATATGCGTTTATCTATAGCACAAGCCATTTTAAAAAATCATAATAAAACTTATATACAAACGCTTGATTTAATAAAAATGCAAAATTTGAAATTTGAAAAGATTAGTTTAAAAAAATATCCTATATTTACATTAAAAGATGAACTTTTGAAAAATCCTGATTTAGGTGTGATTATTAATAGTGCAAATGAATATATGGTGTATAAATTTTTAGAAGAAAAGGTTGGGTTTTTAGATATAGCTAAAGGAATTTTTAAAGCACTTGATCATTTTGGGGTGCCAAAAATCAATGATATAGAAGATGTTTTTGAGTATAATGCTCAAGTTAAATTATATTTAGATGGGAGATAA
- a CDS encoding NFACT RNA binding domain-containing protein, whose translation MKYTDLIQIKDYFLSFKRLNYLKRLDDNILELSLDHQSFIMDLTRANSAIYKDKIQAKNYNAPFDFMLKKYFSNAKILDIKVLENNRILCFDVLSEKSYKSYDARIYFEFTGKNTNVIITDMKDFIIEALRHIDKSYRVVKIGEKLEALKAFEIKEEFVKIDDFDTYFLQKSKEIQQKRLQNIKENKILNIDKKIKTLEQNINDLEKEEILIENANLLSKKADVLFANLNSLQNFQRNFTLQDFEGNELSFNLENTPKISANEFYKMAKKLKQKAKNINIEREILTEKLDFLVNLKAMIVKSFSLYELEILMPKKTKAVKKEEINAGVSSFYIDGFKISVGRNEKANEYLLKIAKKDDLWFHVKDYPSAHVIITSNKLKISQMVLEFAAKICVEFSKLSSGTYLVDYTSKNFVKIKEKAFVNYTNYKTLSILKE comes from the coding sequence ATGAAATATACAGATTTAATACAAATAAAAGATTATTTTTTATCCTTTAAAAGACTAAATTATCTAAAAAGACTTGATGATAATATTTTAGAATTAAGTTTAGATCATCAAAGTTTTATCATGGATTTAACTAGAGCTAATAGTGCAATTTATAAAGATAAAATCCAAGCTAAAAATTACAATGCGCCATTTGATTTTATGCTTAAAAAATATTTTTCCAATGCAAAAATTTTAGATATAAAGGTTTTAGAAAATAATAGAATTTTGTGTTTTGATGTTTTATCTGAAAAATCATATAAAAGTTATGATGCAAGAATTTACTTTGAATTTACAGGTAAAAATACCAATGTAATTATAACCGATATGAAAGATTTTATCATAGAAGCTCTAAGGCATATAGATAAAAGCTATCGGGTAGTAAAAATAGGAGAAAAACTAGAGGCTTTAAAAGCTTTTGAGATAAAAGAAGAATTTGTAAAAATTGATGATTTTGATACATATTTTTTACAAAAATCCAAAGAAATTCAGCAAAAAAGATTGCAAAATATAAAAGAAAATAAGATTTTAAATATAGATAAAAAGATTAAAACTTTAGAGCAAAATATCAATGATTTAGAAAAAGAAGAAATCTTAATAGAAAATGCAAATTTATTGAGCAAGAAAGCAGATGTTTTATTTGCAAATTTAAATTCTTTGCAAAATTTTCAAAGAAATTTTACTTTGCAAGATTTTGAAGGTAATGAGCTTAGTTTCAATTTGGAAAATACTCCTAAAATCAGCGCTAATGAATTTTATAAAATGGCAAAAAAACTTAAGCAAAAGGCTAAAAATATCAACATCGAACGAGAAATTTTGACTGAAAAATTAGATTTTTTGGTTAATCTTAAAGCGATGATTGTGAAAAGTTTTTCTTTGTATGAGCTTGAAATTTTAATGCCTAAAAAAACTAAAGCAGTGAAAAAAGAAGAAATAAATGCAGGGGTGAGTAGTTTTTACATAGATGGATTTAAAATCAGTGTAGGACGCAATGAAAAAGCCAATGAATATTTGTTAAAAATAGCAAAAAAAGATGATTTGTGGTTTCATGTGAAAGATTATCCAAGTGCGCATGTTATCATCACTTCAAATAAATTAAAAATAAGCCAAATGGTGTTAGAATTTGCAGCAAAAATTTGTGTGGAATTTTCAAAATTAAGTTCTGGGACTTATTTGGTCGATTATACTAGTAAGAATTTTGTTAAAATAAAAGAAAAAGCTTTTGTAAATTATACAAATTACAAGACTTTAAGCATTTTAAAGGAGTAA